A single region of the Streptomyces caelestis genome encodes:
- a CDS encoding transposase, protein MNTRAWIVFLDESGVSLLPQIRRTYSPRGRTPLLRHRLNWKRASMAGALGYHSTDPDRGARLCFHLKPGSYDTAGLIEVLEQVKVFYRGERVVLVWDGLSAHWSRAMRAWVAEQDWLTLERLPAYAPELNPVELLWSSLKKRELANLAGDHLADVADATEQGIHRINTNPGLPWSFLAHTGLTIRPPHPPNLRKDQ, encoded by the coding sequence GTGAACACACGTGCCTGGATCGTCTTCCTCGACGAATCAGGCGTCTCCCTGCTCCCTCAGATCCGCCGCACCTACTCGCCCCGAGGGCGGACTCCGCTCCTGCGGCACCGTCTGAACTGGAAGCGCGCGTCGATGGCCGGAGCCTTGGGCTACCACTCCACCGACCCCGATCGCGGGGCCCGCCTGTGCTTCCACCTCAAGCCCGGCAGCTACGACACCGCCGGGCTCATCGAGGTCCTGGAGCAGGTGAAGGTGTTCTACCGCGGCGAGCGAGTGGTCCTGGTCTGGGACGGCCTGTCCGCCCACTGGAGCCGGGCGATGCGGGCCTGGGTCGCCGAACAGGACTGGCTCACCCTGGAACGATTACCCGCCTACGCTCCCGAGCTGAACCCGGTGGAACTGCTGTGGTCCTCGCTCAAGAAGCGTGAACTCGCCAACCTCGCCGGCGACCACCTCGCCGATGTCGCCGACGCCACCGAGCAAGGCATCCACCGCATCAACACCAACCCCGGACTGCCATGGTCATTCCTCGCCCATACCGGCCTGACCATCCGTCCACCACACCCACCGAACTTACGAAAAGATCAGTAG
- a CDS encoding WD40 repeat domain-containing protein: MSLSADASRALSGDDAGDVRLWDTATGRPRALEGHRAAVHAVCLSPDGRLALTGGHDGDVRLWDTGTVRCLRRLSGHTGSVRAVCLTPDGSTALTGGWDGTLRWWDVATGHCLRVVDSPEGPGGVGRAVDAACLSTDGRFALFVGGQTVLWDLVDDRRVLTLDRGTIWPAALSHDRRHALTGGDDRALVWWDLTTGRSLRILRADARPPWTAELSADGRFAVSGAIGGTLRWWEPATGRCLRTYDAHFAQVTSVSLSADGRRVLTGGDHRVRLWQLPAPDAYTAPFQICRPRSHTELSRHDDRVAALLDDAESAAGRQRYADALTLVAEARALPGHERDTRALAAWHRLSLATVRTGVRGAWPAGTVELPTSGTQAHATADGRRALCADLGTLRLWDFEDGGRCVRTFDGHDGAVEAVSLRADERFALSGGQDGTVRLWDVRTGRCLSVLEGHGGKVRSVSFSGDGRFAFSGGEDGSVHWWELATGRMLRAYEYGGQGVYSVCPSAGGRFVLSSGKGGRARMWELDSGHPARTFEDLARKADIEPAPPGILYSAQLTTDGQHAVTANGDGRVALWDVAGGRRLHVFDEHVGSDGHAEPMTSVSLSMDGRFALAANWDTTVRLLDLRTGRCLRTLGGHRRWVLSVHLSADGRYAVSTGTDGTLRRWELDWELEAREPADWDEGARPHLEAFLAAHTPFGRPVPTGLQVVSYDSRLARHGKPVWSEADAEALLRHLARAGYGWLRADGVRAELERMAAAWQGPRPLPAPRRGPTRVLSSARSRYRAWRGHLRS; the protein is encoded by the coding sequence GTGAGTCTCAGCGCGGACGCGAGCCGCGCGCTGTCCGGCGACGACGCCGGCGACGTACGGCTGTGGGACACGGCCACCGGCCGCCCGCGCGCTCTCGAGGGACATCGGGCCGCCGTGCACGCGGTGTGTCTGAGCCCGGACGGCCGTCTCGCCCTGACGGGTGGGCATGACGGCGACGTACGGCTGTGGGACACCGGAACCGTCCGCTGCCTGCGCAGGCTCTCCGGGCACACCGGCTCGGTCCGCGCCGTCTGCCTCACCCCGGACGGGAGCACCGCCCTGACCGGCGGCTGGGACGGCACCCTGCGCTGGTGGGACGTGGCCACCGGCCACTGCCTGCGGGTCGTCGACTCCCCGGAAGGCCCGGGCGGGGTGGGCCGCGCGGTCGACGCCGCCTGCCTGAGCACCGACGGGCGGTTCGCCCTGTTCGTGGGCGGTCAGACCGTCCTCTGGGACCTGGTGGACGACCGCCGTGTGCTGACCCTGGACCGCGGCACGATCTGGCCGGCCGCACTGAGCCACGACCGGCGGCACGCGCTGACCGGCGGCGACGACCGGGCCCTGGTGTGGTGGGACCTGACGACCGGTCGGTCCCTGCGCATCTTGCGGGCGGACGCCCGGCCCCCCTGGACGGCCGAGCTGAGCGCCGACGGGCGGTTCGCGGTGTCAGGGGCCATCGGCGGCACGCTGCGCTGGTGGGAGCCCGCCACCGGGCGTTGTCTGCGCACCTACGACGCGCACTTCGCCCAGGTGACCTCGGTGAGCCTGAGCGCGGACGGACGGCGGGTGCTGACCGGGGGCGACCACAGGGTACGGCTGTGGCAGCTGCCCGCCCCTGACGCGTACACCGCACCCTTCCAGATCTGCCGCCCCCGCTCCCACACCGAACTCAGCCGGCACGACGACCGGGTCGCCGCGCTGCTGGACGACGCCGAGTCGGCCGCGGGGCGGCAGCGGTACGCGGACGCGCTGACCCTGGTGGCCGAGGCACGAGCCCTGCCGGGGCACGAGCGGGACACCCGTGCCCTGGCGGCCTGGCACCGGCTCTCGCTGGCCACCGTACGGACGGGGGTGCGGGGCGCCTGGCCCGCCGGGACCGTCGAGCTGCCCACCTCCGGTACGCAGGCCCACGCCACCGCTGACGGCCGGCGCGCCCTGTGCGCGGACCTCGGCACCTTGCGGCTGTGGGACTTCGAGGACGGCGGCCGGTGCGTGCGCACCTTCGACGGGCATGACGGAGCGGTCGAGGCCGTCTCCCTCCGCGCCGACGAACGCTTCGCCCTGTCGGGCGGGCAGGACGGGACGGTCCGCCTGTGGGACGTCCGCACCGGTCGCTGCCTGAGCGTCCTCGAAGGGCACGGGGGGAAGGTCCGCTCGGTGAGCTTCAGCGGTGACGGGCGCTTCGCCTTCTCCGGCGGGGAGGACGGATCCGTGCACTGGTGGGAGCTGGCGACCGGGCGGATGCTGCGGGCCTACGAGTACGGAGGGCAGGGGGTGTACTCGGTGTGCCCCAGCGCCGGCGGGCGGTTCGTTCTCTCCTCCGGCAAGGGCGGCAGGGCGCGGATGTGGGAGCTGGACTCCGGCCACCCCGCGCGGACCTTCGAGGACCTGGCCCGCAAGGCCGACATTGAGCCGGCGCCCCCGGGAATCCTGTACTCGGCCCAGCTCACCACGGACGGACAGCACGCGGTGACCGCCAACGGCGACGGGCGGGTGGCGCTGTGGGACGTGGCGGGCGGGCGGCGTCTGCACGTCTTCGACGAGCACGTCGGGAGCGACGGGCACGCGGAGCCGATGACGTCGGTGTCCCTGAGCATGGACGGCCGCTTCGCGCTGGCCGCCAACTGGGACACGACGGTGCGACTGCTGGATCTGCGGACCGGACGCTGCCTGCGCACCCTGGGCGGGCACCGGCGCTGGGTGCTGTCGGTCCATCTGAGTGCCGACGGGCGTTACGCGGTCTCCACCGGGACGGACGGGACCCTGCGCCGGTGGGAGCTCGACTGGGAGCTGGAGGCCAGGGAGCCGGCGGACTGGGACGAGGGCGCCCGCCCGCACCTGGAGGCGTTCCTCGCCGCGCACACGCCGTTCGGGCGGCCTGTGCCGACCGGCCTCCAGGTGGTGTCGTACGACTCCCGGCTGGCCCGGCACGGAAAGCCGGTGTGGTCCGAGGCCGACGCGGAGGCGCTGCTGCGTCACCTCGCACGTGCTGGATACGGGTGGCTGCGGGCGGACGGCGTCCGGGCCGAGCTGGAGCGGATGGCCGCGGCGTGGCAGGGTCCGCGTCCGCTGCCCGCACCGCGGCGGGGGCCGACGCGGGTGCTCAGTTCAGCAAGGTCTCGATATCGGGCTTGGCGAGGACACCTGCGCAGCTGA
- a CDS encoding P-loop ATPase, Sll1717 family produces MTGPSGVVERLYFGREDAERDMSDGLLREGFLRTAAYDAAVSGRKMLIIGRKGSGKSAICMHLTAAGVHPGGTALITPDDAAGDEIRRFELQGLTGDTAKSLIWRYVFAVQAARHIVAHTKQVHGLRRLPRPVKALRRFLRANGESADESGLYDRLLHGVTGLQTSLSLEAFGVKAAVDVGGAPPASEGARAARQLEVVERGVAEAFADLDCAGSHAPLLLLVDQLEQIWSSDPDSNAMVIGLLLAAKHVSGAYGKALRCLLFLRSDIYDTLNFSEGDKFHSEELRIQWTATGLRGLALARARASAGAELTGDRLWREVFPPAVGGEDTADFLFGRALPRPRDAIQYLNVCRDTAVERGHESIHESDVLLATRQFSEWKLQDLAKEYLVTQPFLAQLFVMFQNTGYVVMRSALEARFDTVAETLHRQYPAYAEGLTAPGVVDTLYGVGFLGVRRGNDVVYTGGAHVPVQPHETEFHIHPCFRPALGATHAIDLHRYEPRALTHRLLQSSTNPSAGVGPPVRRDFALLEELERSCGSIQRQVGRAVGLPAETRAQLSQQVVRVMSDASQALLRLRDGEAVDAYGHVLAAAQYFTTVAAQLLASGVDDGSGGSVVRRIEDEARRLTRTAGGSHTGGGGSSNS; encoded by the coding sequence ATGACGGGGCCGTCGGGTGTGGTCGAGCGCCTGTACTTCGGGCGGGAGGACGCCGAGCGGGACATGTCCGACGGCCTGCTGCGCGAGGGGTTCCTGCGGACCGCCGCCTACGATGCGGCCGTGTCCGGCCGCAAGATGCTCATCATCGGCCGCAAGGGCTCCGGCAAGAGCGCCATCTGCATGCATCTGACCGCCGCCGGCGTCCACCCCGGCGGCACCGCCCTGATCACTCCCGACGACGCGGCGGGCGACGAGATCCGCCGATTCGAGCTGCAGGGGCTCACCGGTGACACTGCCAAGTCGCTGATCTGGCGTTACGTCTTCGCCGTCCAGGCCGCACGGCACATCGTCGCCCACACCAAGCAGGTGCACGGGCTGCGGCGACTGCCCCGCCCGGTCAAGGCACTGCGGCGATTCCTCCGCGCGAACGGCGAGTCCGCGGACGAGTCCGGCCTCTACGACCGGCTGCTCCACGGCGTGACCGGGCTGCAGACGTCGCTGTCCCTCGAAGCCTTCGGTGTCAAGGCGGCGGTGGATGTGGGCGGTGCCCCGCCGGCGTCCGAAGGCGCCCGCGCCGCACGTCAGCTGGAGGTCGTCGAGCGGGGCGTGGCGGAGGCGTTCGCCGATCTGGACTGCGCGGGCTCGCACGCCCCGCTCCTGCTGCTCGTGGACCAGCTGGAGCAGATCTGGTCGAGCGACCCGGACAGCAACGCCATGGTCATCGGGCTGCTGCTGGCGGCGAAGCATGTCTCGGGCGCGTACGGCAAGGCGCTGCGCTGTCTGCTCTTCCTGCGCTCCGACATCTACGACACCCTCAACTTCAGCGAGGGCGACAAGTTCCACAGCGAGGAGCTGCGCATCCAGTGGACCGCCACCGGCCTGCGGGGCCTCGCTCTCGCCCGGGCCCGCGCGTCGGCCGGCGCCGAGCTGACCGGCGACCGGCTGTGGCGGGAGGTCTTCCCGCCGGCCGTGGGCGGCGAGGACACCGCTGACTTCCTCTTCGGCCGCGCCCTGCCCCGCCCGCGCGACGCGATCCAATACCTCAACGTGTGCCGGGACACCGCCGTCGAGCGGGGGCACGAGAGCATCCACGAGAGCGATGTCCTGCTCGCCACCCGGCAGTTCTCGGAGTGGAAGCTGCAGGACCTGGCGAAGGAGTACCTGGTCACCCAACCCTTCCTGGCACAGCTGTTCGTGATGTTCCAGAACACCGGCTACGTCGTGATGCGCAGTGCGCTGGAGGCCCGCTTCGACACCGTCGCCGAGACGCTCCACCGCCAGTATCCCGCGTACGCCGAGGGGCTCACCGCGCCCGGCGTGGTCGACACGCTGTACGGGGTGGGCTTCCTGGGGGTGCGGCGCGGCAACGACGTGGTCTACACGGGCGGGGCCCACGTGCCCGTGCAGCCGCACGAGACGGAGTTCCACATCCATCCGTGCTTCCGGCCCGCGCTGGGTGCCACCCACGCCATCGACCTGCACCGGTACGAGCCGCGGGCGCTCACCCATCGGCTGCTCCAGAGCAGCACCAACCCGTCGGCGGGGGTCGGTCCTCCCGTGCGCCGTGACTTCGCGCTGCTGGAAGAGCTGGAGCGGTCCTGCGGCAGCATCCAACGACAGGTGGGGCGGGCGGTGGGGCTGCCCGCCGAGACCCGCGCGCAGCTCTCGCAGCAGGTCGTCCGGGTCATGAGCGACGCTTCCCAGGCACTGTTGCGGCTGCGGGACGGCGAGGCCGTCGACGCCTACGGCCATGTGCTGGCTGCCGCACAGTACTTCACCACGGTCGCCGCGCAGTTGCTGGCCAGCGGGGTGGATGACGGCAGCGGCGGCAGCGTGGTCCGCAGGATCGAGGACGAGGCCCGGCGGTTGACCCGTACGGCAGGCGGCAGTCACACGGGAGGCGGTGGCTCCTCCAACTCCTGA
- a CDS encoding AraC family transcriptional regulator: MDVVSDVIATMRGGRPKFTHSYRDGEWGNRFGPYPGAGFHIVLRGGCWLLPSDGDAIRLSAGDVVFLPHGAMHGMGSDPGVMPALLPPDPVPERADLSGAHSSRTDQAMSGTVLLCGAYRLDRGQVHPFLHALPQVIHIPARPGMNPALRATVDLLGADLADAGPGTDAALPALLDLLLVYVLRAWLREETSRNPTAGWCAALTDPAVAAALNHIHRRTGYPWTVQKLAHHVGMSRTAFARRFTRTVGQAPMAYMTWWRLSTAARMLRDGDDPLATVAQQIGYTSEFAFANAFKRAYGVAPGRYRRAQREPQPTGAG; the protein is encoded by the coding sequence ATGGACGTCGTCAGCGATGTGATCGCCACGATGAGGGGCGGCCGTCCCAAGTTCACCCACTCCTACCGCGACGGGGAGTGGGGCAACCGCTTCGGCCCCTACCCGGGGGCCGGCTTCCACATCGTGCTGCGCGGCGGTTGCTGGTTGCTGCCCTCGGACGGCGACGCGATCCGGCTGAGCGCAGGCGACGTCGTCTTCCTCCCCCACGGAGCCATGCACGGCATGGGCAGCGATCCGGGCGTGATGCCGGCCCTCCTGCCGCCCGACCCGGTCCCGGAACGCGCGGACCTGTCGGGAGCGCACAGCTCCAGGACCGACCAGGCTATGAGCGGCACCGTCCTGCTGTGCGGTGCCTACCGGCTCGACCGGGGGCAGGTGCACCCCTTCCTGCACGCCCTTCCTCAGGTGATCCACATACCCGCGCGACCGGGCATGAATCCCGCGCTGCGGGCCACTGTCGATCTCCTCGGCGCGGACCTGGCGGACGCCGGCCCAGGAACGGACGCCGCCCTACCCGCCCTCCTGGATCTGCTGTTGGTGTACGTCCTTCGCGCGTGGCTGCGTGAGGAAACTTCCCGCAACCCGACCGCCGGCTGGTGCGCCGCTCTGACCGATCCGGCAGTGGCCGCGGCTCTCAACCACATCCACCGCCGCACCGGGTACCCGTGGACGGTGCAAAAACTTGCCCATCACGTCGGCATGTCGAGGACGGCATTCGCGAGGCGGTTCACCCGGACGGTGGGGCAGGCGCCGATGGCGTACATGACGTGGTGGCGGCTGAGCACCGCGGCGCGGATGCTGCGCGACGGTGACGACCCGTTGGCCACGGTGGCCCAACAGATCGGCTACACCTCGGAGTTCGCCTTCGCCAACGCCTTCAAGCGCGCCTACGGTGTCGCTCCCGGCCGCTACCGGCGCGCGCAACGCGAGCCGCAACCCACCGGCGCAGGTTGA
- a CDS encoding DUF1330 domain-containing protein encodes MPAYVVIDLNVTDPAGFQQYIDGVTPLIERAGARNLLIDEDAVVLEGDWTPSTLVIHEFPSKADLQEFWDAPEYQPLKEMRRKYSAVKVVGGQSPDAS; translated from the coding sequence ATGCCCGCATACGTCGTCATCGACCTCAACGTCACCGACCCGGCCGGATTCCAGCAGTACATCGACGGTGTGACTCCGCTCATTGAGCGGGCCGGCGCCCGCAATCTGCTGATCGATGAGGACGCCGTGGTCCTCGAAGGCGACTGGACGCCCTCGACCCTGGTCATCCACGAGTTCCCTTCCAAGGCCGACCTGCAGGAGTTCTGGGACGCGCCGGAGTACCAGCCCCTGAAGGAAATGCGGCGCAAGTACTCAGCGGTCAAGGTCGTCGGGGGCCAGAGCCCCGACGCATCCTGA
- a CDS encoding DUF4288 domain-containing protein, whose protein sequence is MTDRTGADQPASQPYIALVVMEATTSSPAAAGEEEQPLYQENIVLVHATDERSARERVERRARQAETSYVNDRQETVTWQLRAIVDVKEAEDTDLGRDADLYTRHFRDWAAYERVEPLLARDSDGASRVSL, encoded by the coding sequence GTGACCGACCGAACCGGCGCCGACCAGCCGGCCTCGCAGCCCTACATCGCCCTGGTGGTGATGGAGGCGACCACCTCTTCCCCGGCCGCGGCCGGGGAAGAGGAGCAGCCCCTGTACCAGGAGAACATCGTCCTGGTGCACGCGACCGACGAGCGGTCCGCCAGAGAGCGGGTCGAACGACGGGCGCGCCAGGCGGAAACGAGCTACGTGAACGACCGGCAGGAGACGGTCACCTGGCAGCTCCGGGCGATCGTCGACGTGAAGGAGGCCGAGGACACCGATCTCGGTCGTGACGCCGACCTGTACACGCGTCACTTTCGTGACTGGGCGGCGTACGAACGGGTGGAGCCACTGCTCGCTCGCGACAGCGACGGCGCCTCACGCGTGTCTCTTTGA
- a CDS encoding phosphatase PAP2 family protein, with translation MRPDSSPFPSGRTAAAASTAAAACAVPAVIVAIERVQSGAHHPSDVATGATIGLASAWLTRHVPRLIPRRWTSYAGTSVRCRAWRQVTSSVGGRRLRVPWIP, from the coding sequence GTGCGCCCCGACTCCTCCCCGTTCCCCTCCGGGCGAACCGCGGCGGCCGCCTCCACGGCCGCCGCGGCCTGCGCGGTGCCCGCAGTCATCGTGGCCATCGAACGCGTGCAATCCGGCGCACACCATCCCAGCGATGTCGCCACTGGCGCGACGATCGGCCTGGCCAGTGCCTGGCTTACCCGGCACGTCCCGCGCCTGATCCCGCGCCGCTGGACCAGCTACGCGGGGACGTCGGTTCGGTGCCGGGCGTGGAGGCAGGTCACCAGTAGTGTCGGCGGCCGGCGACTGCGTGTCCCATGGATCCCATGA
- a CDS encoding DUF6131 family protein: MLLLGIILLVVGFVTGISILWTIGIILAVIGAILWIMGSMGHAVAGRRHYW, encoded by the coding sequence ATGCTCCTGCTCGGCATCATTCTGCTGGTTGTCGGCTTCGTTACCGGCATATCGATCCTGTGGACGATCGGGATCATCCTCGCGGTCATCGGCGCCATCCTGTGGATCATGGGATCCATGGGACACGCAGTCGCCGGCCGCCGACACTACTGGTGA
- a CDS encoding DUF1772 domain-containing protein, whose amino-acid sequence MLTALEVFTIVVVGVMVGVEFSVAFVINPILNALPGDSGQLGRAHGGRMLGAVMPVWYITSLILVAVWAIAGWHHHGTGLVVTAGALLIFSVIMSILLLVPINNRGKTWTPDNRPADWKQQMNRWDRLHYVRVAVIIAAFALLVVAHV is encoded by the coding sequence ATGCTCACCGCACTTGAGGTCTTCACCATCGTGGTCGTCGGCGTGATGGTGGGGGTGGAGTTCTCCGTCGCCTTCGTCATCAACCCGATCCTCAACGCACTCCCCGGCGACAGCGGCCAACTCGGCCGCGCCCACGGGGGCCGGATGCTCGGCGCCGTGATGCCGGTCTGGTACATCACCTCGCTCATTCTCGTCGCGGTCTGGGCCATCGCCGGATGGCACCACCACGGCACCGGCCTCGTCGTCACCGCCGGCGCGCTGTTGATCTTCAGCGTGATCATGTCGATCCTGCTGCTCGTCCCGATCAACAACCGGGGCAAGACGTGGACCCCTGACAACCGGCCCGCCGACTGGAAGCAGCAGATGAACCGCTGGGACCGCCTCCACTACGTCCGCGTCGCCGTCATCATCGCCGCCTTCGCCCTGCTGGTCGTCGCCCACGTCTGA
- a CDS encoding TetR/AcrR family transcriptional regulator has translation MSVQERKERERAVRERLIVATARQLAEQQGWDAVTTRRLAERIEYSQPVLYSHFRGKREIIGAVALEGAAEMAAMLRAATRAADGPRARVAALARAYLDFAECNPAVYDAMFQLDGGLAFADEDTPEPLQDAFAALLESLGEVAGDGVHPGLFTEVFWAALHGLATLTRAGRLPPEDTESRVELLVDRLAMV, from the coding sequence ATGTCGGTACAGGAACGCAAGGAGCGCGAACGGGCGGTCCGCGAACGCCTCATCGTGGCGACGGCCCGCCAACTCGCCGAGCAGCAGGGCTGGGACGCGGTCACGACTCGCCGGCTCGCCGAACGCATCGAGTACAGCCAGCCCGTCCTCTACAGCCACTTCCGCGGCAAGCGGGAGATCATCGGCGCCGTCGCCCTCGAAGGCGCCGCCGAGATGGCCGCGATGCTGAGAGCCGCGACCCGCGCCGCGGACGGCCCGCGCGCCCGGGTCGCCGCGCTGGCCCGCGCCTATCTCGACTTCGCCGAATGCAACCCGGCGGTCTACGACGCCATGTTCCAGCTCGACGGCGGCCTGGCGTTCGCGGACGAGGACACCCCGGAGCCTCTGCAGGACGCCTTCGCCGCCCTGCTGGAGAGCCTCGGCGAGGTCGCCGGGGACGGCGTCCACCCGGGGCTGTTCACCGAGGTGTTCTGGGCGGCCCTGCACGGGCTGGCCACTCTGACCCGAGCGGGACGGCTGCCGCCGGAGGACACCGAGTCGAGGGTGGAGCTGCTGGTAGACCGGCTGGCCATGGTCTGA
- a CDS encoding MFS transporter, which translates to MTGTHPDRAGGRGPGIIAVLGAFVLNGALLGSWAPRVPALAAQIGADEGALGLSLLGASAGMIAASILAGRLCAAFGARVVMTVSGVAGSAMLPALGLARSPATLGLLLIVLGAMVGVMDVAMNVSGVTVTRRTGRAIMPLFHAAFSFGTLAGSVGAAVAAGQGLAPSRHFVIVAVICGSVTVGIARWIPVEELLRAPAESGRAGRAPFRRPVLWLLGGVALCASIAEGATADWSALFGVQERGLSEATGALIYSCFSITMAGTRLCGEAIQRRWGAPRMLIGGAVIGGLGLVTAVMAPSPALTFAGFAVAGVGLAYASPVVMELSGAAGRRADGGGGEREVAFATTIAYSGFLLGPPMVGGVAELTSLPVALGAVAVLVLLIGPLTLAAGTFRRRELSSAEEPGANPARGRAIRRTTG; encoded by the coding sequence ATGACCGGTACCCATCCGGACCGAGCCGGCGGCCGGGGCCCGGGAATCATCGCGGTACTCGGTGCGTTCGTTCTCAACGGCGCGCTTCTTGGCTCGTGGGCCCCTCGGGTGCCGGCGCTGGCCGCGCAGATCGGTGCGGACGAGGGTGCGTTGGGGCTGTCTCTGCTCGGTGCCAGCGCAGGTATGATCGCCGCTTCGATTCTCGCCGGTCGGCTGTGCGCGGCGTTCGGCGCTCGCGTTGTGATGACGGTGTCCGGCGTTGCCGGGTCCGCGATGCTTCCGGCTCTGGGACTGGCGAGGTCGCCCGCGACGCTCGGCCTGCTGCTGATCGTGCTCGGCGCAATGGTCGGCGTGATGGACGTGGCGATGAACGTGTCCGGCGTGACAGTGACCCGGCGGACCGGCCGGGCGATCATGCCGCTGTTCCACGCGGCCTTCAGTTTCGGCACGCTGGCCGGTTCGGTCGGCGCCGCGGTCGCGGCCGGACAAGGGCTGGCGCCGAGCCGTCATTTTGTCATCGTCGCGGTGATCTGCGGCAGCGTCACCGTCGGCATCGCCCGCTGGATTCCTGTTGAGGAACTACTGAGGGCGCCCGCAGAGAGCGGGCGCGCCGGGCGGGCACCGTTCAGGCGACCGGTGCTGTGGCTGCTCGGCGGCGTGGCACTGTGTGCCTCGATAGCCGAAGGAGCGACCGCGGACTGGTCGGCGCTGTTCGGTGTGCAGGAGCGCGGTCTCAGCGAGGCCACCGGCGCCCTGATCTACTCGTGCTTCTCGATCACCATGGCGGGCACCCGCTTGTGCGGTGAGGCGATTCAGCGTCGTTGGGGCGCACCACGGATGCTCATCGGGGGTGCGGTGATCGGTGGGCTGGGGCTGGTCACCGCGGTCATGGCGCCGTCGCCGGCGCTCACCTTCGCCGGCTTCGCTGTCGCTGGTGTCGGTTTGGCGTACGCGTCTCCCGTCGTCATGGAGTTGAGTGGCGCGGCCGGGCGACGGGCCGATGGGGGCGGTGGTGAGCGCGAGGTCGCGTTTGCGACAACCATTGCCTACAGCGGGTTCTTGCTCGGGCCTCCGATGGTGGGCGGCGTCGCCGAGCTGACCAGCCTGCCGGTCGCGCTTGGCGCTGTCGCGGTGCTCGTGTTGTTGATCGGCCCGCTGACTCTGGCCGCGGGTACTTTCCGGCGCCGGGAGTTGTCGTCGGCCGAGGAGCCAGGGGCGAACCCCGCCCGGGGCAGAGCGATCCGGCGCACAACGGGCTGA
- a CDS encoding MerR family transcriptional regulator translates to MLEKLEVQVDLKARGEREDDDRRGRRATRRRHTRLAPLGAGRGTHRGGDANGYRVYDDDALEQARTVLKLRRVGLSLPEVTAAMAPKKSEAQRVVRAKIAALENEVISRQQAIVFLQHTVECRYRYLDECPDCAIFVRQP, encoded by the coding sequence ATGCTTGAGAAACTAGAGGTTCAGGTCGACCTGAAGGCAAGGGGCGAGCGTGAGGATGACGATCGGCGAGGCCGCCGCGCGACTCGGCGTCGACACACACGTCTTGCGCCACTGGGAGCAGGTCGGGGCACTCACCGTGGGGGAGATGCGAACGGCTACCGCGTCTATGATGACGATGCCTTGGAGCAGGCGCGAACCGTGCTGAAACTGCGGCGGGTTGGGCTCTCACTGCCCGAGGTCACCGCCGCGATGGCTCCGAAGAAATCAGAGGCACAGAGGGTCGTGAGAGCGAAGATCGCAGCGCTCGAAAACGAAGTCATCAGCAGGCAACAGGCGATCGTCTTCCTCCAACACACTGTCGAGTGCCGCTACCGATATCTCGACGAATGCCCAGACTGCGCGATCTTCGTCCGTCAGCCCTGA